A single window of Aphidius gifuensis isolate YNYX2018 linkage group LG1, ASM1490517v1, whole genome shotgun sequence DNA harbors:
- the LOC122860886 gene encoding uncharacterized protein LOC122860886, which produces MEDNKVNTTNNKMIKYNENLFKIREKSIYFHIYSSVNQSECIRLRTLIEKTGGIISDDPSHNAINLTNLQTIYYRKKKDENYTLHHSQFIYDSVEKNCLQNIKNYRVPGFSKSDNAMIKLSNFLDEDDTITSFMTNKNNKDNVDKKSNSIINKQKVTKSLEKLVNQLVNSTDDDEASNIAVDQVLSIQSSQISKHLSGCLISNYSLESTPISKTGSDLDEDSSSKPQARLVRNPFFKKKNKQAYSTVDIN; this is translated from the exons ATGGAGGACAATAAAGTCAATACAacgaataataaaatgattaaatataatgaaaatttatttaaaattagagaaaaatcaatatattttcatatttacagcAGTGTTAATCAATCAGAATGCATACGTCTTCGTACACTTATAGAG AAAACTGGCGGTATTATCTCGGATGACCCTAGTCATAatgcaataaatttaacaaatctaCAAACAATTTACTatcgcaaaaaaaaagatgaaaactACACACTTCATCatagtcaatttatttatgattcagttgaaaaaaattgtctacaaaatataaaaaattacag GGTACCAGGCTTTTCAAAGTCAGACAATGcgatgataaaattatcaaactttCTAGATGAAGATGACACAATAACAAGTtttatgacaaataaaaataataaagataatgtcgataaaaaaagtaattcaatAATCAATAAGCAAAAGGTTACAAAATCACTAGAAAAACTTGTTAATCAGCTAGTTAATTcgactgatgatgatgaagcaTCTAATATTGCTGTTGATCAAGTATTATCAATTCAATCATCACAAATATCCAAGCATTTGTCTGGCTGTTTGATATCAAATTATTCATTGGAAAGTACACCTATCAGTAAAACAGGATCAGATCTAGATGAAGATTCATCAAGTAAGCCACAAGCTCGTCTTGTAAGAAATccatttttcaagaaaaaaaataaacaagcatATTCAACAGTTGACATTAATTAA